In a genomic window of Sporosarcina trichiuri:
- a CDS encoding VRR-NUC domain-containing protein produces MLEKELERKFVEMVKAEGGLALKFTSPNMAGVPDRIVLLPDGVFFFAELKRPGQKLRPLQLKRKEQLEQLGFRVAVVDSVESVARVRHTIRGGDAAYD; encoded by the coding sequence TTGCTGGAAAAAGAACTGGAAAGAAAGTTCGTGGAAATGGTGAAAGCCGAGGGCGGTCTTGCGTTGAAATTTACGAGCCCGAACATGGCCGGCGTTCCGGACCGGATCGTCCTGCTGCCGGACGGTGTTTTCTTTTTCGCCGAACTGAAACGTCCCGGGCAGAAACTCCGGCCGCTGCAGCTGAAACGGAAAGAGCAGCTGGAACAGTTGGGCTTCCGCGTCGCCGTCGTCGATTCTGTGGAGAGTGTGGCACGAGTTCGACACACGATCCGGGGAGGTGATGCAGCCTATGACTAA
- a CDS encoding terminase small subunit, whose translation MKLTVKQQKFADYYIETGNASESARKAGYSKTYATTHVYKLLDNARIRDYVDKRMAELASERIADQTEILELLTAIARGQVTEEVLIGTGKGAQTITDMDVDASNRIKAAELLGKRYAMWTEKQQVDVAGAVTFVDDIGDADEA comes from the coding sequence GTGAAATTAACGGTAAAGCAACAAAAGTTTGCGGATTATTATATTGAGACAGGTAACGCGTCAGAGTCTGCCAGAAAAGCAGGTTACAGTAAAACCTATGCAACTACGCATGTATATAAGCTGCTAGATAATGCTAGAATTCGGGATTATGTCGATAAGCGAATGGCCGAGCTGGCGTCTGAACGGATCGCCGATCAAACGGAGATCCTGGAGCTGCTGACGGCAATCGCCCGCGGACAGGTCACGGAAGAAGTCCTGATCGGGACCGGAAAAGGTGCACAGACCATCACAGATATGGACGTGGACGCTTCCAACCGAATCAAAGCGGCTGAGCTGCTCGGCAAGCGATATGCCATGTGGACAGAGAAGCAGCAGGTCGATGTAGCAGGTGCGGTCACCTTTGTCGATGATATTGGTGATGCGGATGAAGCGTAA
- a CDS encoding PBSX family phage terminase large subunit produces MRMKRKLSEFLPKAFHPVWRAAISPDILNIVCKGGRGSGKSSDVAHIFVQLLMRYPANAIGIRKVDNTIELSIFEQIKWAISEQGVSHLFKVNKSPMRITYLPRGNYMVFRGAQEPERIKSLKSANYPFAFAWIEELAEFKTEDEVTTITNSLLRGELADGLFYKFFFSYNPPKRKQSWVNKKYETSFQPANTFVHHSTYLDNPFISKQFIEEAEAARERNPKRYDWEYGGEAVGSGVVPFDNLQVEAGSITDEMVDRFDNIRQGVDFGYGPDPLAFVRWHYDKKRNGIYAVDELYDHKVSNRNLAKWIIGKGYQSTELTAESAEPKSIDELKKEHGIRRIHAAKKGPDSVEYGEQWLDDLDFICIDPQRTPNIAKEFENIDYQTDRDGNPLPRLEDKNNHTIDATRYAFERDMKRPSVSVLK; encoded by the coding sequence ATGCGGATGAAGCGTAAGCTGTCCGAGTTCCTGCCGAAAGCCTTTCATCCGGTCTGGCGTGCCGCGATTTCACCTGACATCCTGAACATCGTTTGCAAAGGTGGCCGGGGCTCTGGAAAGTCTTCTGATGTGGCGCACATCTTCGTGCAGCTGCTGATGCGCTATCCGGCAAACGCCATCGGCATCCGGAAGGTCGACAACACGATCGAGCTGTCCATCTTCGAGCAGATCAAGTGGGCTATCAGCGAACAGGGCGTCAGTCATCTGTTCAAGGTCAACAAGTCGCCGATGCGGATTACTTACCTGCCCCGCGGCAATTATATGGTGTTCCGAGGGGCGCAAGAACCGGAACGGATCAAGTCCCTCAAATCAGCCAACTACCCGTTCGCCTTTGCGTGGATCGAGGAGCTGGCTGAATTTAAAACTGAAGACGAAGTGACGACCATCACCAACTCCCTGCTACGGGGAGAACTGGCTGATGGTCTTTTCTATAAGTTTTTCTTCAGCTACAACCCGCCAAAGCGGAAACAGTCTTGGGTGAACAAGAAATACGAGACGTCCTTCCAGCCGGCGAATACGTTTGTGCATCACAGCACCTACCTGGACAACCCGTTCATCTCGAAGCAGTTCATCGAGGAGGCGGAAGCGGCCCGGGAGCGTAACCCGAAACGATATGACTGGGAGTACGGCGGGGAAGCCGTCGGATCCGGCGTGGTGCCGTTCGACAACCTGCAGGTGGAAGCCGGCAGCATAACCGATGAGATGGTTGACCGGTTTGACAACATCCGTCAAGGCGTCGACTTCGGGTATGGCCCGGATCCGCTGGCCTTCGTCCGCTGGCACTATGACAAAAAGCGGAACGGCATCTATGCAGTCGATGAGCTGTACGACCACAAGGTGAGCAACCGCAACCTGGCTAAGTGGATCATCGGCAAAGGCTATCAGTCGACCGAGCTGACAGCGGAGAGTGCGGAGCCGAAGTCCATCGATGAGCTGAAGAAGGAACACGGCATCCGCCGGATCCATGCTGCGAAGAAAGGTCCCGATTCTGTCGAGTACGGCGAACAGTGGCTGGATGACCTGGACTTCATCTGCATCGATCCACAGCGGACGCCGAACATTGCGAAAGAGTTTGAGAACATCGACTATCAGACGGATCGGGACGGCAATCCGCTCCCTCGTCTGGAAGATAAGAATAACCATACGATTGACGCGACACGGTATGCGTTTGAGCGCGATATGAAGCGCCCATCCGTATCCGTGCTGAAGTGA
- a CDS encoding phage portal protein, with protein sequence MLLEDLYRPRWHERMVDVITDMVDGVITDDEVMLQEIQKWLNSDTRKNMLTGERYYLNQPDILEDKVQPIDWKSNQKLTHDFVKKLVNQKIGYLLSKEPSFGTENEEFHDVLTDRFDRGLLKKIKNVGKEAINKGIAYLYPYISETGRLSFTKFPSEQIIPNWADNEHMEVLSFCRVYEETYYDGRQEKIRTKVEFYHENGIQFFLLEAGKLIPDVEAGIEAPHFYIGDTGHNWEKIPLIHFKYNEEEQPLIDSIKELIDNYNLQASTNADLLADTPNFIYKLVNYGGQDLAEFLSDLQKYRAVKTDENGDVDKLQADIRTEAVEKELDRNRNSIYEFGRGVDTRDVNLRDASGVALRFRYSDLDMDCNILEAEFQSSIEHMLWFITHYYLMTEGQDFTEESVNVVFNRDIIISEPEAIESCEKSVGILDDKTIRENHPWYTDAVEERLKQQKAEEERAYAEYADEFSRKQAEDVSDDGE encoded by the coding sequence ATGCTGCTGGAGGACCTGTACCGTCCCCGCTGGCATGAGAGGATGGTGGACGTGATTACAGATATGGTAGATGGCGTGATCACCGATGATGAGGTCATGCTGCAAGAGATACAGAAATGGCTGAACAGCGATACCCGGAAGAACATGCTGACCGGAGAGCGCTATTATCTGAATCAGCCGGATATCCTGGAAGATAAGGTTCAGCCGATTGACTGGAAGAGTAACCAGAAGCTGACGCACGACTTCGTGAAGAAGCTGGTCAATCAAAAGATCGGCTATCTGCTGTCGAAAGAGCCATCGTTCGGGACGGAGAATGAAGAGTTTCACGATGTGCTGACAGACAGGTTTGACCGCGGGCTGCTGAAGAAAATCAAGAACGTCGGCAAGGAAGCGATCAACAAAGGCATCGCGTACCTGTATCCCTACATCAGCGAGACGGGACGGCTGTCCTTTACCAAGTTCCCGTCGGAACAGATCATCCCGAACTGGGCGGACAACGAACACATGGAAGTACTGTCGTTCTGCCGTGTGTATGAGGAGACGTACTACGACGGCAGGCAGGAGAAGATCCGCACCAAGGTGGAGTTCTATCATGAGAACGGTATCCAGTTCTTCCTGCTCGAAGCGGGCAAGCTGATTCCGGACGTCGAGGCAGGCATCGAAGCGCCGCACTTCTATATCGGCGATACCGGGCACAACTGGGAGAAGATTCCCCTCATCCACTTCAAGTACAACGAAGAGGAACAGCCGCTCATTGACTCCATCAAAGAGCTGATCGACAACTACAACCTGCAGGCGTCTACCAATGCCGATCTGCTGGCGGATACACCTAACTTTATCTACAAGCTGGTCAATTACGGTGGGCAGGATCTCGCTGAGTTCCTCTCCGACCTGCAGAAGTACCGGGCCGTCAAGACAGATGAGAACGGCGATGTCGACAAGCTGCAGGCCGATATCCGCACGGAAGCCGTGGAGAAAGAACTGGACCGCAACCGGAACTCCATATACGAGTTCGGCCGCGGGGTCGATACCCGGGACGTCAATCTTCGGGATGCGTCCGGTGTCGCGCTCCGCTTCCGGTATTCCGATCTCGACATGGACTGCAATATCCTTGAAGCGGAGTTCCAGTCATCGATTGAACACATGCTCTGGTTCATCACGCACTACTACCTGATGACAGAGGGGCAGGACTTCACCGAGGAATCGGTCAATGTCGTTTTCAACCGGGACATCATCATCTCAGAGCCGGAAGCCATCGAGTCCTGTGAAAAGTCGGTCGGCATCCTGGATGATAAGACGATCCGGGAGAATCACCCATGGTACACCGACGCCGTGGAAGAGCGTCTGAAGCAGCAGAAGGCTGAGGAAGAGCGTGCGTATGCCGAGTACGCTGACGAGTTTTCGAGAAAGCAAGCGGAAGATGTGAGTGACGATGGCGAGTAA
- a CDS encoding minor capsid protein, whose protein sequence is MASKQYWQTRSEQRELEAQLAASKYLAKMDERIREAQQDILQQIEVFYSRYAVENQISLTEARKYLTSTELKEFKRINLKRFREMSLAGNPDYERLLHAVSYRARISRLEALNLNLELTMADLYGGANGLQQYTYTGLADVYTNSFYKTLYDFSQAGATLGAVTALTNETVKEALAYNWSGKEFSKRVWGHQKQTQQAIRKELERTFASGRSLDKTARAIMKVTDSSYSRAEALVRTEANFFHNSAAHAAYGEAGIDRYEILATLDHRTSSICRKQDGKIYAEKDYKAGETAPPFHVRCRSTTIPYFDESEYMQDEKRQSADGLIDKMTYEEWFDMTVKTEEE, encoded by the coding sequence ATGGCGAGTAAGCAATACTGGCAGACCCGCTCGGAACAACGGGAGCTGGAAGCGCAGCTTGCGGCCAGCAAATACCTCGCCAAGATGGACGAGCGCATCCGGGAAGCGCAGCAGGACATTCTGCAGCAGATCGAGGTCTTCTATAGCCGTTATGCTGTGGAGAATCAGATCAGCTTGACGGAAGCGCGGAAGTACCTGACCAGCACGGAGCTGAAGGAGTTCAAGCGCATTAACCTGAAACGCTTCCGGGAGATGTCACTGGCCGGCAATCCGGACTATGAACGCCTGCTGCATGCCGTCAGCTACCGGGCGCGCATCAGCCGTCTGGAAGCGCTGAACTTGAACCTGGAGCTGACGATGGCCGATCTGTACGGCGGTGCGAACGGCCTGCAGCAGTACACATATACCGGGTTGGCAGACGTCTACACCAACTCGTTCTATAAGACGCTGTATGACTTCAGCCAGGCAGGTGCTACTCTTGGTGCTGTGACGGCATTGACCAACGAGACCGTGAAAGAGGCACTCGCCTACAACTGGAGTGGCAAGGAGTTCAGCAAGCGCGTCTGGGGTCACCAGAAGCAGACGCAGCAGGCTATCCGGAAAGAGCTGGAGCGCACCTTCGCATCCGGCCGTTCGCTGGATAAAACAGCACGTGCCATCATGAAGGTCACGGACAGCAGCTACTCCCGTGCAGAAGCGCTGGTGCGGACGGAAGCGAACTTCTTCCACAACTCGGCGGCTCATGCGGCGTACGGGGAAGCTGGTATCGACCGCTATGAGATCCTGGCGACACTCGACCATCGCACGTCTTCCATCTGCCGCAAGCAGGACGGCAAGATTTATGCCGAGAAGGACTACAAAGCTGGGGAGACCGCTCCGCCGTTTCACGTGCGCTGCCGTTCGACGACGATCCCCTACTTCGATGAATCGGAGTACATGCAGGACGAGAAGCGGCAATCCGCCGACGGCCTGATCGACAAGATGACTTACGAGGAATGGTTCGACATGACGGTGAAAACAGAGGAGGAGTGA
- a CDS encoding phage scaffolding protein gives MNKEQLKALGLTDEQADQVIAGYGQMIPKSRLDDKIEEVKSLNATIADRDKQLKELKKVDAEGLQAKITELEESNKKAKAEYEEKLKATQLNSAVKLALAGKVHDADLVAGLIDGKTIELDQDGKVTKGLDEQLKTLQEAKSFLFLPKEAPADPPAPRGTKPAEGNPAGKPAASVGASFAQQMNEQHKPENNPWS, from the coding sequence ATGAATAAAGAGCAGTTAAAAGCCCTCGGCCTGACCGATGAGCAAGCCGACCAGGTGATCGCAGGCTATGGCCAAATGATCCCGAAGAGCCGTTTGGACGACAAAATCGAGGAAGTGAAAAGCCTGAACGCCACCATCGCCGACCGTGACAAGCAGCTGAAAGAGCTGAAGAAGGTCGATGCGGAAGGGCTGCAAGCGAAGATCACAGAACTGGAAGAGTCGAACAAAAAGGCAAAGGCAGAATACGAAGAGAAGCTGAAAGCGACTCAGCTGAACAGCGCGGTCAAACTGGCGCTGGCAGGGAAAGTGCATGACGCGGATCTCGTCGCCGGCCTGATCGACGGCAAGACCATCGAACTGGATCAAGACGGCAAGGTCACCAAAGGACTCGACGAGCAGCTGAAGACGCTGCAGGAAGCGAAGTCCTTTTTGTTTTTGCCGAAAGAAGCACCTGCTGATCCACCTGCCCCGAGAGGCACCAAGCCGGCAGAGGGCAATCCCGCCGGAAAGCCTGCGGCAAGTGTCGGAGCTAGCTTTGCCCAGCAGATGAACGAGCAGCACAAGCCAGAAAATAACCCATGGAGCTAA
- a CDS encoding major capsid protein, translating into MASILELFSTKEVLNYQQNRQYPALLGETLFPEVKKQSLEFDMIKGGNALPVVASVHAFDTEAEIGSREASKMAIELALVKRKMQLKEKDIIAIEQPRNAAEQQYLMSQVYNDIDVLTAGVRARIEAMRMEVLSTGKVTLDENGLDMVVDYGVPAANKEALSGTGLWTAETADPIEDLMRWADSLSARPTRALTSTAVLSALLRHPKIVGALFGRDSMRVATRNDLNAFMQQHDLPTIAVYDAQYRKQEKNGTYTKHRYLPKNSFVMFGDGQLGETLYGPTPEENRLVRDPAVQEQQIGKVLAMVYEENLDPVSTWTKAVATAMPSFPAADEVFQAQPIL; encoded by the coding sequence ATGGCAAGTATCCTTGAACTGTTCAGCACCAAAGAAGTCCTGAACTATCAGCAGAACCGTCAGTACCCGGCATTGCTCGGGGAGACGTTGTTCCCGGAAGTGAAAAAGCAGTCCCTTGAATTCGACATGATCAAAGGCGGCAACGCACTACCAGTCGTGGCATCTGTCCATGCGTTCGATACTGAGGCGGAGATCGGCAGCCGTGAAGCCAGCAAAATGGCGATCGAGCTGGCACTCGTCAAGCGGAAGATGCAGCTCAAAGAGAAGGACATCATCGCCATCGAACAGCCGCGTAACGCTGCCGAACAGCAGTACCTCATGTCGCAGGTCTACAATGACATCGACGTCTTGACGGCAGGTGTCCGCGCTCGTATTGAAGCGATGCGGATGGAAGTCCTCTCGACCGGTAAGGTCACACTGGACGAGAACGGTCTCGACATGGTCGTCGACTACGGCGTCCCTGCGGCAAACAAAGAAGCCCTGTCCGGTACAGGCCTCTGGACGGCCGAGACAGCGGATCCGATCGAAGACCTGATGCGCTGGGCAGATAGCCTGTCTGCTCGTCCGACACGTGCCTTGACATCAACAGCGGTCCTCTCCGCTCTGCTACGCCATCCGAAGATCGTCGGAGCTCTGTTCGGGCGCGACTCCATGCGCGTCGCTACACGGAACGACCTGAACGCGTTCATGCAGCAGCATGACCTGCCGACGATTGCCGTCTACGACGCGCAGTACCGCAAGCAGGAGAAGAACGGTACCTACACGAAGCACCGCTACCTGCCGAAGAACTCGTTCGTCATGTTCGGCGACGGTCAGCTGGGTGAGACGCTCTACGGCCCAACACCAGAAGAGAATCGCTTGGTACGTGATCCAGCTGTCCAGGAACAGCAGATCGGGAAAGTCCTCGCGATGGTCTACGAGGAGAACCTCGATCCGGTCAGCACTTGGACAAAAGCTGTCGCAACTGCGATGCCATCCTTCCCAGCTGCCGATGAAGTGTTCCAGGCACAGCCTATCTTGTAA
- a CDS encoding HK97 gp10 family phage protein has translation MGFEFGQVAELRDKVKEFRIASGRVHDKIARRVALLAIRKVKLMTPVDTGDLRNNWQFQVVKKGDVYVIVIFNQVEYASFVESGHRIVVAGRTVGWVEGRFMLKLTMGELESIAPRMWEREIEREMRRIFGQ, from the coding sequence ATGGGCTTTGAATTCGGACAAGTCGCGGAGTTGCGGGACAAGGTGAAAGAGTTCCGGATCGCATCCGGTCGTGTGCATGACAAGATCGCCCGCCGAGTCGCGCTGCTTGCCATCCGGAAAGTGAAGCTGATGACGCCGGTTGATACCGGGGACTTGCGGAACAACTGGCAGTTTCAAGTGGTGAAGAAAGGCGATGTCTACGTCATCGTCATCTTCAACCAGGTGGAATACGCCTCGTTCGTTGAGAGCGGCCACCGGATTGTCGTTGCGGGGCGGACGGTCGGATGGGTGGAAGGCCGCTTCATGCTGAAGCTGACGATGGGTGAACTGGAGTCGATCGCTCCGAGAATGTGGGAACGCGAGATCGAGAGGGAGATGAGACGAATCTTTGGTCAATGA
- a CDS encoding phage tail terminator family protein has product MVNDIKALLIQQLRAAYGPGVHIYDEPVKQGLKTPAFIVLIIHDSQTRKLHRLAEWEYLVNVTFFPSDPNEFYTEADEVSQTFKMDFRYIGNLFHVHKLEAVKQDGALVITFTVKKLVREIVTETKMNHLTFGGVTSE; this is encoded by the coding sequence TTGGTCAATGACATAAAAGCCCTGTTGATCCAGCAGCTGAGAGCTGCCTACGGTCCAGGCGTCCATATCTACGATGAACCGGTGAAGCAGGGGCTGAAGACCCCTGCTTTTATTGTGCTTATCATTCATGACAGCCAAACGAGGAAGCTCCATCGCCTGGCCGAGTGGGAGTACCTGGTGAACGTCACCTTCTTCCCGTCGGATCCGAACGAGTTCTACACGGAAGCGGACGAGGTCAGCCAGACGTTCAAGATGGACTTCCGCTATATCGGCAACCTGTTCCACGTCCACAAGCTGGAGGCGGTCAAGCAGGATGGCGCTCTCGTCATCACGTTCACCGTCAAAAAGCTGGTGCGGGAAATCGTCACGGAAACGAAAATGAATCACTTAACCTTTGGAGGTGTGACAAGTGAGTAA
- a CDS encoding phage tail sheath subtilisin-like domain-containing protein, with amino-acid sequence MAGGNWETQNKVLNGAYVNFESNDLVATGLDSRGTEVIPLTADWGETGKFIRVSPNTDFVKTFGVPLSGLLPIQEAFKATGDVLVYNLSGAGEKATATSGTFTATAAHGGAAGNKIVVKFTKALDGTDTVKTYFDGVEKDKQEVASADALVANDYVTFTGALPLADATLTLAGGTTAQATNESYTAFAAGLDTQRFKTIALGTDDDTVKLLMSLKVKQWREQEGKNVTLITNVYNAADFEGVVSVKNGVYVGGTFIPAKDAVYWYAGAYANAITNSLTYAEYPGATDVEELTFDEKVQAIQKGHVIFIYDAGADGVDRIVVESDINTFRSFTPQKNQDFRKGKIVRQMDIVSNNVQHIWSRFFIGKVDNNEDGRNLFKGQVMKVILDPMVTRGAIEPYDPAELDFQQGATKDAVLARMGLKFNDAMEKLYMTVDCK; translated from the coding sequence ATGGCAGGTGGTAACTGGGAAACGCAAAACAAAGTGCTGAACGGCGCTTATGTCAATTTCGAATCAAACGACCTGGTCGCGACCGGCCTGGACTCCCGCGGCACGGAAGTCATCCCGCTCACAGCGGACTGGGGGGAAACCGGAAAGTTCATCCGCGTCTCGCCGAACACGGACTTCGTGAAGACGTTCGGCGTACCGCTCTCGGGACTGCTCCCGATCCAGGAAGCTTTCAAGGCGACCGGTGACGTCCTCGTCTACAACCTGAGCGGAGCAGGCGAGAAGGCCACAGCGACCAGCGGCACGTTCACGGCAACCGCTGCTCACGGCGGCGCAGCCGGGAATAAGATCGTCGTGAAATTCACCAAGGCTTTGGACGGCACCGATACGGTCAAAACCTACTTTGACGGCGTCGAGAAGGACAAGCAGGAAGTCGCAAGCGCCGATGCGCTGGTCGCGAACGATTACGTCACGTTCACGGGCGCTCTGCCGCTTGCGGATGCAACGCTGACCCTGGCAGGTGGAACGACTGCACAAGCGACCAACGAGTCGTATACGGCGTTTGCAGCCGGTCTCGACACGCAGCGCTTCAAGACCATCGCTCTCGGGACAGACGACGATACGGTCAAGCTCCTGATGAGCCTCAAGGTCAAACAGTGGCGAGAGCAGGAAGGCAAAAACGTGACGCTGATCACGAACGTCTACAATGCCGCAGACTTCGAAGGCGTAGTCTCCGTGAAGAACGGCGTGTATGTCGGCGGTACGTTCATCCCCGCGAAGGATGCGGTCTACTGGTACGCCGGTGCGTATGCGAACGCCATTACCAACTCGCTGACCTATGCCGAGTACCCGGGTGCGACAGACGTCGAGGAATTGACGTTTGACGAAAAGGTACAGGCCATCCAGAAGGGTCACGTCATCTTTATCTATGACGCAGGCGCGGACGGGGTAGACCGCATTGTGGTCGAATCGGATATCAACACGTTCCGGTCGTTCACCCCCCAAAAGAATCAAGATTTCCGCAAAGGAAAAATTGTGCGACAGATGGACATTGTCTCGAACAATGTGCAGCACATCTGGTCGCGCTTTTTTATTGGAAAAGTGGACAACAACGAAGACGGCCGCAACCTGTTCAAAGGCCAGGTCATGAAAGTGATCCTCGATCCGATGGTGACACGCGGAGCCATCGAGCCGTATGACCCGGCGGAACTCGACTTCCAACAGGGGGCGACGAAGGACGCGGTCCTCGCTCGCATGGGCCTGAAGTTTAACGACGCCATGGAAAAACTCTACATGACGGTAGATTGCAAATAA
- a CDS encoding phage tail tube protein produces MSPRLMRNEDAISAKEGTVFVTIDGRVLEYAELIKFEAKVDYTKADVKSVGKRMKGSKIVGAEGTGSMEVHYHRPENRQLALQYVKTGKSPVMDVTIVNADITSRAGKQTSLIKNIVPDGALIAALDGDSEDLLTDEIDFTFDDFDFLDTFNIIED; encoded by the coding sequence ATGTCCCCACGTTTGATGCGTAATGAAGATGCCATCTCCGCAAAAGAGGGCACCGTGTTTGTGACGATTGATGGACGCGTGCTGGAATACGCGGAACTCATCAAGTTTGAAGCGAAGGTCGACTACACGAAAGCGGACGTCAAGTCCGTCGGCAAGCGGATGAAGGGCAGCAAGATTGTTGGTGCAGAAGGTACGGGGTCGATGGAGGTCCACTACCACCGTCCGGAGAACCGGCAGCTCGCCCTGCAGTACGTCAAGACAGGCAAGTCGCCGGTCATGGACGTCACCATCGTCAACGCGGACATCACGTCCCGCGCAGGCAAGCAGACGTCGCTGATTAAGAACATCGTTCCGGATGGTGCGCTGATTGCCGCTCTGGACGGCGACTCGGAAGACTTGCTGACGGATGAAATCGACTTCACGTTCGATGACTTCGATTTCCTCGACACATTCAACATCATTGAAGACTGA
- a CDS encoding phage tail assembly chaperone: MSKFNAFMKGSVKAAEEVKMKLDRFPEEIVLRPLTAGEADKINERCFVNKTGRKGKQERSFDVVRYNRGVCSASIIYPDLNDAALQESYGVRGAEELYAEMFLFGESAQILEKVTEISGLNESLDDDIEEAKN; the protein is encoded by the coding sequence ATGAGTAAATTTAATGCGTTTATGAAGGGCAGCGTCAAAGCGGCCGAAGAAGTGAAAATGAAACTTGACCGTTTCCCGGAGGAGATCGTCCTCCGGCCGCTTACTGCGGGGGAAGCGGACAAGATCAACGAGCGGTGCTTCGTCAACAAGACTGGCCGCAAAGGCAAGCAGGAGCGCTCCTTTGACGTGGTCCGCTACAACCGCGGCGTCTGCTCGGCGTCCATCATCTATCCTGATCTGAACGATGCAGCCCTGCAGGAAAGCTACGGCGTCCGCGGCGCAGAAGAACTGTATGCAGAGATGTTCCTCTTCGGGGAGTCGGCACAGATTCTCGAGAAGGTCACGGAGATCTCCGGATTGAACGAGTCGCTGGACGATGACATCGAAGAAGCAAAAAACTAA
- a CDS encoding DUF2614 family zinc ribbon-containing protein: protein MSKGGIHMILVFILLGLFFLLVAIMLPFAIIKMAVTKPVACPQCGTQLKLISNTGKCTRCKAKLYKHMDGDYRLRA, encoded by the coding sequence TTGAGCAAAGGAGGAATTCACATGATTCTCGTCTTTATCCTGCTCGGACTTTTCTTTTTACTGGTGGCGATCATGCTGCCGTTCGCGATCATCAAGATGGCCGTGACCAAGCCAGTGGCGTGCCCGCAGTGCGGCACACAGCTGAAGCTCATCTCGAACACCGGTAAGTGCACTCGCTGCAAAGCGAAACTATATAAGCACATGGACGGCGACTACCGTCTCCGCGCGTAA